The Sulfurospirillum halorespirans DSM 13726 genome has a window encoding:
- a CDS encoding ammonium transporter yields MDVSSIQYVIDTFFLLFTAVLILLMVPGFAMLEAGLVRSKNASAVLTGNVMLYAITSFVFLLWGYNLMFGGNGFFLNGVAVEGYSAYAYFLFQMAFVSKTVSIMSGGVSERIRIVPFMIFAVLMSGFIYPMVGNAIWGGGFLKEVHDLAGCTVIHSVGGWALLAGILVLGARRGRYGKEGQVRAIPASNIPLVTLGAMLLWIGWFGFNGGSAFTISSVEKADLVGLIIVNTNTAGLAGAISAAFIIYFQYKKLDITMILNGALGGLVAITASADVVGLWEPIIIGAIGGILVVFAVPLFDKFKIDDPVGALSVHLVNGIWGTLAVALFADFSLLTQLKGIALTGLFTFPISYIAFVLIKKMIGLRSDEEHEYVGLDLEECGLEAYPEFAKSKV; encoded by the coding sequence ATGGATGTATCTTCAATTCAATATGTCATTGACACCTTCTTTCTTCTTTTTACGGCTGTCTTAATTCTTTTGATGGTTCCAGGTTTTGCCATGCTTGAAGCAGGGCTGGTTCGCAGTAAAAATGCCTCAGCCGTTTTGACAGGCAATGTAATGCTCTACGCGATTACGTCGTTTGTTTTTCTGTTGTGGGGTTATAACCTCATGTTTGGTGGGAACGGCTTTTTCTTAAACGGTGTCGCCGTTGAGGGTTACAGTGCGTATGCGTATTTTCTCTTTCAGATGGCATTTGTGAGTAAAACGGTTTCTATTATGAGTGGTGGTGTGAGTGAGCGTATTCGCATTGTTCCTTTTATGATTTTTGCCGTTCTTATGAGTGGATTTATCTACCCCATGGTCGGCAATGCCATTTGGGGCGGAGGCTTTCTCAAAGAGGTGCATGATCTTGCTGGCTGTACGGTGATTCACTCTGTCGGCGGATGGGCACTGTTGGCTGGTATTTTGGTCTTAGGTGCAAGGCGAGGGCGTTATGGTAAAGAGGGACAGGTGCGGGCGATTCCTGCGTCTAATATTCCTTTAGTGACGCTTGGTGCGATGCTCCTTTGGATTGGTTGGTTTGGCTTCAATGGCGGCAGTGCTTTTACGATTTCCAGTGTTGAAAAAGCAGACTTGGTTGGACTCATTATCGTCAATACCAACACTGCTGGGCTTGCAGGTGCGATTAGTGCTGCGTTTATTATCTATTTTCAGTATAAAAAACTGGACATTACGATGATACTCAATGGTGCATTGGGCGGACTTGTCGCTATTACCGCAAGTGCCGATGTCGTTGGACTTTGGGAGCCCATTATCATCGGTGCCATTGGTGGGATATTGGTCGTTTTTGCCGTTCCTCTTTTTGATAAATTCAAAATCGATGATCCTGTAGGTGCGCTTTCCGTTCACTTGGTCAATGGTATTTGGGGTACGCTTGCCGTGGCACTCTTTGCCGATTTTTCACTGCTTACACAACTCAAAGGCATTGCATTAACAGGACTGTTTACCTTCCCAATTTCCTATATTGCGTTTGTTCTGATTAAGAAAATGATTGGTCTGCGAAGTGACGAAGAACACGAATACGTGGGGCTTGATCTCGAAGAGTGTGGCTTGGAAGCGTATCCAGAATTTGCCAAATCCAAAGTCTGA
- a CDS encoding peptidylprolyl isomerase produces MKKVIFVLFLGLWSALLAKEVVFETTQGTIVFALKPDVAPKACENFEGLVKKGYYDGISFHRIIKNFMIQGGDPTETGRGGESLNGAPFEDEFKPNVTFTKAGILAMANAGRNTNGSQFFITTVPTPHLNGRHTIFGEVVEGMDVVRKLENVATDGRDKPMQPQKILKAYLK; encoded by the coding sequence ATGAAAAAAGTGATTTTTGTTCTATTTTTAGGGCTTTGGAGCGCACTTCTTGCGAAAGAGGTGGTGTTTGAAACAACGCAAGGAACCATTGTTTTTGCTCTTAAACCAGACGTTGCACCTAAAGCGTGCGAGAATTTTGAGGGATTGGTAAAAAAAGGGTACTACGATGGCATTAGCTTTCACCGTATTATCAAAAATTTTATGATTCAAGGTGGAGATCCCACAGAAACGGGGCGTGGTGGCGAGTCTTTGAATGGAGCGCCGTTTGAAGATGAGTTTAAACCCAACGTGACGTTTACCAAAGCAGGTATTTTAGCGATGGCAAATGCAGGTCGAAATACCAATGGAAGCCAGTTTTTTATCACCACGGTTCCAACTCCGCACCTCAATGGCAGACATACTATTTTTGGTGAAGTTGTGGAAGGAATGGATGTGGTTCGCAAGCTTGAAAATGTTGCGACCGATGGTAGAGATAAGCCCATGCAACCACAAAAAATTCTCAAAGCATATTTAAAATAA
- a CDS encoding ATP-binding protein — translation MNNNPLNDFMGSIDEMTIAKKTTLLFLIMVVGMLFIGSFAHMSINRIKDNFDILYTKRMLPTIRLENLKDIYTVNILDTIRDIEKGSISAHEGQVVIALAQELIKIELQEYKNSLGIDESDWLIKLARSWGLMNATSKSFFKTNEDDILTSKIEQKIHTIDGILLKMFSYFETKQALKAIDTLQNELYPSVYAINIDLTGLINLNLDGAKEGYARTTKVYDNTFEWIVVATLGTIAFAALLAIVLLQNIRLLHARLAKMVDAKTQELQQLNRNLELKVQYEVEQSRQKDQIMFRQSRLASMGEMIGNIAHQWRQPLNAIVLIIQSFQMKRMAGLALSDEFIDKQVNEGIQLASLMSHTIDDFRNFFKPNHSEEEFSVKETVLYSLKLVQEYYAKSGIKIFLNCNHDVQICGYPNEFSQVVMNLFSNAKDALEERAVEEKLIEVVVTKEASNAVVSVIDNGGGISDEVQDRMFEPYFTTKHKSSGTGIGLYMSKQIIEKQMQGSMSGTNITYIFQNGKRYEKCAIITILVPLEKKEEK, via the coding sequence ATGAACAATAACCCTTTAAATGATTTTATGGGTAGCATCGATGAGATGACCATCGCGAAAAAAACGACGCTTCTTTTTCTCATCATGGTGGTCGGAATGCTTTTCATTGGGAGTTTTGCCCATATGAGCATTAACCGCATTAAAGACAATTTCGATATTTTGTATACCAAACGCATGCTCCCAACCATTCGTCTTGAAAACCTGAAAGACATTTATACGGTCAATATTTTAGACACGATTCGAGACATCGAAAAAGGTTCCATCAGTGCCCATGAAGGGCAAGTGGTGATCGCCCTTGCACAAGAACTGATTAAGATAGAGTTGCAAGAGTATAAAAACAGTTTAGGGATTGATGAGAGTGATTGGTTGATCAAATTAGCCCGTTCATGGGGATTGATGAATGCCACGAGCAAATCTTTTTTTAAAACCAATGAAGATGATATTTTAACCTCTAAGATAGAACAAAAGATTCACACCATTGATGGTATTTTGCTTAAGATGTTTAGCTATTTTGAAACCAAACAGGCGCTCAAAGCGATTGATACGCTCCAAAATGAGCTCTATCCCAGTGTTTACGCTATCAATATTGATCTAACAGGGCTGATTAACCTCAATTTGGATGGTGCGAAAGAGGGGTATGCGCGTACGACCAAAGTGTATGACAATACGTTTGAGTGGATCGTTGTAGCAACTCTGGGCACGATTGCTTTTGCCGCACTGTTGGCGATTGTGTTACTACAAAATATTCGCTTACTTCATGCCAGACTGGCAAAAATGGTCGATGCCAAAACCCAAGAGTTGCAACAACTCAACCGCAATCTTGAGCTTAAAGTACAGTATGAAGTGGAGCAGAGCCGCCAAAAAGATCAGATCATGTTTCGCCAATCACGGCTCGCTTCGATGGGGGAGATGATCGGCAATATTGCCCATCAATGGCGCCAGCCGCTCAATGCCATTGTGCTTATTATTCAAAGTTTTCAGATGAAACGCATGGCAGGATTAGCACTGAGTGATGAATTTATCGACAAACAGGTTAATGAAGGCATTCAGCTTGCTTCTTTGATGTCGCATACGATTGATGATTTTCGCAATTTCTTCAAACCCAACCACAGCGAAGAGGAATTTAGCGTTAAAGAGACCGTGTTGTATAGTCTGAAATTGGTGCAAGAGTATTATGCAAAATCGGGGATTAAGATCTTTTTAAATTGCAATCACGATGTGCAGATTTGTGGTTATCCCAATGAATTTTCTCAAGTGGTGATGAATCTTTTCTCCAATGCCAAAGATGCTCTTGAAGAGCGCGCTGTGGAAGAAAAGCTGATTGAAGTTGTAGTAACAAAAGAGGCGAGTAACGCGGTTGTTAGCGTGATTGATAATGGAGGTGGCATCAGCGATGAGGTGCAAGATAGAATGTTTGAGCCCTATTTTACGACCAAACACAAATCCTCAGGCACAGGAATAGGACTTTACATGTCAAAACAGATTATTGAAAAACAGATGCAAGGAAGTATGAGTGGCACGAATATCACGTATATTTTTCAAAACGGCAAACGCTATGAGAAGTGTGCCATTATTACAATTTTAGTACCACTTGAAAAAAAGGAGGAGAAATAA
- a CDS encoding aldo/keto reductase yields the protein MEYRYIGKSGLRVTPICMGTMSFGSWSDKAESFKILDTAYDRGINFFDTAELYPVPPRGDYAGETEKIISEWLATKPRESIILATKMAGAANGWFVPPIRHGLTAIDRFHIQRAIEGSLKRLKTDYIDLYQVHWPDELVPKEESMRALDELVKSGKVRYLGTSNDSAYGLTKSNTIAQYEKLARFESIQNNFSLLNPRFLDELSNICRKENVSLLPYSPMAGGVLSGKYNQAFIDPKSRFGEYLHAGEPRQKAMYKRFVNEKSLGATAKYLDIAKKYGMSPVTLAIAWSMHFDFVASTIIGARYATQLEESFKALELKLSPEILNECEKVQKEILYPMG from the coding sequence ATGGAATATCGTTACATTGGGAAAAGCGGACTAAGAGTAACCCCTATTTGTATGGGAACGATGAGTTTTGGTAGCTGGAGCGATAAAGCCGAATCCTTTAAAATCCTCGATACTGCGTACGATCGTGGTATCAATTTTTTCGATACTGCAGAGCTTTATCCCGTTCCTCCTCGCGGTGACTATGCGGGTGAGACTGAGAAAATTATTTCTGAGTGGCTTGCGACGAAACCACGTGAAAGCATTATTTTAGCAACGAAAATGGCAGGTGCAGCCAATGGTTGGTTTGTTCCACCGATTCGCCATGGACTCACTGCGATCGATCGTTTTCACATTCAACGAGCCATAGAAGGAAGTTTGAAACGTCTCAAAACTGACTACATCGACCTTTACCAAGTGCATTGGCCCGATGAGCTCGTTCCCAAAGAAGAGTCGATGCGCGCACTCGATGAACTGGTCAAAAGCGGAAAAGTACGCTACCTCGGTACATCCAATGACTCAGCGTATGGACTCACCAAGTCCAACACGATTGCGCAGTATGAAAAACTCGCGCGCTTTGAGTCGATCCAAAACAATTTCTCACTGCTCAATCCTCGCTTTTTGGATGAACTCTCCAATATCTGCCGTAAAGAAAACGTCTCACTCCTTCCTTACTCGCCGATGGCTGGAGGCGTTTTGAGCGGTAAATACAATCAAGCGTTCATCGACCCCAAAAGCCGTTTTGGCGAATACCTTCACGCGGGAGAGCCCAGACAAAAAGCAATGTACAAACGCTTCGTCAATGAAAAATCACTCGGCGCAACCGCTAAATACCTCGACATTGCCAAAAAATATGGCATGAGTCCTGTCACCCTCGCCATTGCGTGGAGCATGCACTTTGATTTTGTCGCCTCCACCATCATCGGCGCGCGCTATGCCACACAGCTGGAAGAGAGCTTCAAAGCGCTTGAACTCAAACTCAGCCCTGAGATTTTAAACGAATGCGAGAAGGTGCAAAAAGAGATTTTATACCCAATGGGGTGA
- a CDS encoding ABC transporter substrate-binding protein, whose amino-acid sequence MRKLVGVILVVLTLLLPYYFSNTKFEGTIIRLGMSGPFSGGLNSVGNQFLLGAEIYLQNLNDHGGVYGRKIEIVAKDDRYEPKIAIENVHELIEKEKVFALFGIIGTPVTEEVFPIAIEKRIPFVGAYSGAEFLRNPPNPIVLNARAGDLDEIEKLVQYYADDLKYKRFALFYQNDSFGRAGLKGVKTALSKRNLVLVGEGSYKRNTLSVGNALYEIELCNPEVILMIGSTNPVAEFIKRARKSTKIRQEVQFGLFSFVEPKPLIDLLHGQGKGITFAQVVPSPWTSEVEEVENYRVLMRKYYPKEALGHVSLEGYFAARMITEVFKSLGQDFTKEEFIKALGSFSKTLDETAVSKNRDERCKCLHRVHLSEYVDDDFYSVGKSDEQ is encoded by the coding sequence ATGCGCAAATTAGTAGGAGTTATCCTTGTCGTGTTAACGCTACTGCTTCCCTACTACTTCTCAAACACAAAATTTGAAGGCACTATCATTCGTTTGGGGATGAGTGGACCGTTTAGTGGAGGGCTCAATAGCGTTGGCAATCAATTTCTTTTAGGCGCTGAGATCTATCTGCAAAACCTCAATGACCATGGAGGTGTTTACGGTCGAAAAATAGAGATCGTTGCCAAAGATGACCGCTATGAGCCTAAAATTGCGATTGAAAATGTTCATGAATTGATTGAAAAAGAGAAGGTGTTTGCGCTTTTTGGCATTATTGGAACGCCAGTAACAGAAGAGGTTTTCCCTATTGCCATTGAAAAACGTATTCCTTTTGTGGGTGCTTATTCGGGTGCCGAATTTTTACGCAATCCTCCCAATCCTATTGTCCTCAATGCAAGGGCGGGTGATCTTGATGAGATCGAAAAATTGGTGCAGTATTATGCGGATGACTTGAAATACAAGCGTTTTGCCCTTTTTTATCAAAATGATAGCTTTGGAAGAGCAGGGCTTAAGGGTGTTAAAACCGCCCTCTCCAAACGTAACTTAGTACTTGTTGGCGAGGGAAGTTACAAACGCAATACGCTCTCTGTAGGAAATGCGCTGTATGAGATCGAACTGTGCAATCCTGAAGTGATTTTGATGATAGGCTCAACCAACCCTGTTGCAGAATTTATCAAGCGCGCACGCAAGAGTACAAAAATACGTCAAGAGGTACAATTTGGACTCTTCTCGTTTGTTGAACCCAAACCCTTGATCGACCTTTTGCACGGTCAGGGCAAAGGTATCACGTTTGCGCAAGTGGTACCTTCCCCGTGGACGTCTGAGGTGGAAGAGGTGGAAAATTACCGTGTGTTGATGCGCAAATATTATCCCAAAGAAGCATTGGGGCATGTCTCGTTGGAAGGTTATTTTGCTGCGCGTATGATCACGGAAGTGTTTAAAAGTTTAGGTCAAGATTTTACGAAAGAGGAATTTATCAAAGCGCTGGGAAGCTTTTCTAAAACACTCGATGAGACCGCTGTCTCTAAAAACAGGGATGAACGGTGTAAATGCTTGCACCGCGTGCATTTAAGCGAGTATGTCGATGATGACTTTTACTCGGTAGGAAAAAGTGATGAACAATAA
- a CDS encoding P-II family nitrogen regulator — protein sequence MKKIEAIIKPFKLEEVKDALAGVEITGMTVHEVKGYGRQQGHSELYRGAEYVVDFLPKIRLDIVVADENVDKVIATITEAAKTGKIGDGKIFVSNIERVIRIRTGEENEDAI from the coding sequence ATGAAAAAAATCGAAGCGATTATTAAACCTTTTAAACTTGAAGAGGTCAAAGATGCCCTTGCAGGTGTTGAGATCACAGGTATGACCGTGCATGAAGTCAAAGGCTATGGCAGACAACAAGGACACTCTGAACTTTACCGTGGTGCGGAGTATGTGGTTGATTTTTTACCAAAAATTAGACTTGACATCGTTGTAGCTGATGAAAATGTAGACAAAGTGATTGCAACCATCACAGAAGCCGCAAAGACCGGTAAAATAGGCGATGGTAAGATATTTGTGAGTAATATTGAGCGTGTTATCCGCATTCGTACCGGTGAAGAAAACGAAGACGCTATCTAG
- a CDS encoding response regulator: MDFNGLKDCVVLYVEDEKSVQMQTQMILKDFVKEVYLASNGEEGLKIALEKEVDIIVTDILMPGMNGIEMLKKLKKEYNRDIPVIITTAFTETEYLMEAIMLKVDGFIMKPINVKDLISNIYTAMLPKLHSKEIQGCSFIIEGLAALIGGKKIEILKYIINHLDENKIFNGSYQDIIDNIGVSKPTVVHMFQQLIKVGILEKVKNKMYRFRNTKLIGDQ, encoded by the coding sequence ATGGATTTTAATGGGTTAAAAGACTGCGTCGTATTATACGTCGAAGATGAAAAATCGGTTCAGATGCAGACACAGATGATTTTGAAAGATTTTGTCAAAGAGGTGTATCTTGCCTCAAACGGCGAAGAAGGGCTGAAAATTGCACTTGAAAAAGAGGTTGATATTATCGTGACCGATATTTTAATGCCGGGGATGAATGGCATCGAGATGCTTAAAAAACTCAAAAAAGAGTACAACCGCGACATTCCTGTCATCATTACAACCGCATTTACCGAGACGGAGTATCTTATGGAAGCGATTATGTTGAAGGTAGATGGGTTTATCATGAAGCCGATTAACGTCAAAGATTTGATTAGCAATATTTACACTGCGATGCTTCCGAAACTTCATAGCAAAGAGATTCAAGGGTGCTCGTTTATTATCGAAGGGCTTGCCGCGCTCATTGGTGGTAAAAAAATTGAAATTTTAAAATACATCATCAACCATTTGGATGAAAACAAGATATTTAATGGCTCCTACCAAGATATTATTGACAATATTGGTGTGAGTAAACCAACTGTGGTGCACATGTTTCAACAGCTCATTAAAGTTGGCATATTAGAGAAGGTGAAAAATAAAATGTATCGATTCCGCAATACCAAACTTATTGGAGATCAGTAA